A single window of Camarhynchus parvulus chromosome 9, STF_HiC, whole genome shotgun sequence DNA harbors:
- the LOC115907080 gene encoding heat shock protein beta-7-like translates to MASLSSASAFRAELLSAYGQGHGEPRFEGDRRHGAFGARGQEAFGYPESPGAMYPCSLGTWVRAQGDTYQVVADVSQFEPPDIVVTTSNCHVTIQAEKVAEDGTVCDTFTHKCQLPEDTDPLSVSCALTETGTLVITVRRRASPGPGQRPQGLHRSEAVL, encoded by the exons ATGGCATCGCTCAGCTCGGCCTCCGCGTTCCGCGCCGAGCTCCTCAGCGCCTACGGGCAGGGGCACGGCGAGCCCCGCTTCGAGGGCGACCGGCGGCATGGAGCCTTCGGGGCACGGGGACAGGAGGCGTTTGGGTACCCAG AGTCCCCAGGTGCCATGTacccctgcagcctgggcaccTGGGTGCGTGCCCAAGGTGACACCTACCAAGTGGTGGCCGACGTCAGCCAGTTTGAGCCCCCTGACATTGTGGTGACCACCTCCAACTGCCATGTCACCATCCAGGCAGAAAAG GTGGCTGAGGATGGCACCGTCTGTGACACCTTCACCCACAAGTGCCAGCTGCCCGAGGACACGGACCCGCTGTCGGTGAGCTGTGCCCTCACCGAGACGGGCACTCTGGTCATCACCGTGCGGCGCCGCGCCAGCCCTGGCCCCGGGCAGCGCCCGCAGGGGCTGCACCGCAGCGAGGCcgtgctgtga
- the FAM131A gene encoding protein FAM131A isoform X2 yields the protein MLPKSRRALTIQEIAALARSSLHGISQVVKEHVTKPTAMAQGRVAHLIEWKGWCKPVESPSALESAFSSYCHLSEGEQEARFAAGVAEQFAIAEAKLRAWSSVDGDDSNDESYDEDFMPSTESSQPTELTGTMPASALLRDLLQGHLCQLGVRHGSCEPESDSSHTLSPETLCSSLCSLEMVSPSELTAKLLGSLGGEDLLLPKLPPPASQSALRGLARLRCQDSLYSVSYAEACLSPTEDEVVLSKDFPLRRKISDVASSGVASLEEEEEAEEP from the exons ATGCTGCCCAAGTCACGGCGCGCGCTGACCATCCAGGAGATTGCTGCCCTGGCCCGCTCCTCGCTGCACG GCATCTCGCAGGTGGTGAAGGAGCACGTGACAAAGCCAACGGCTATGGCACAGGGCCGTGTTGCCCACCTCATCGAGTGGAAGGGCTGGTGTAAGCCAGTGGAGTCACCTTCTGCCCTGGAGAGCGCCTTCAGCTCCTACTGCCACCTGAGCGAGGGCGAGCAGGAGGCGCGGTTCGCTGCCG GTGTGGCGGAGCAGTTTGCCATTGCTGAGGCCAAGCTGCGAGCCTGGTCCTCAGTGGATGGGGATGACTCCAACGACGAGTCCTACGACGAGGACTTCATGCCCTCCACAGAGAGCTCCCAGCCCACCG AGCTGACAGGCACGATGCCCGCCAGCGCGCTGCTGCGAGACCTGCTGCAGGGccacctgtgccagctgggTGTGCGGCACGGCTCCTGCGAGCCCGAGAGCGACTCCTCGCACACCCTCTCCCCCGAGactctgtgctccagcctctgcagcctggagatGGTGTCCCCCTCCGAACTCACTGCCAAACTGCTGGGCTCCCTGGGGGGAGAGGACCTGCTCCTGCCCAAGCTGCCGCCCCCAGCCAGCCAAAGTGCCTTGCGGGGCCTGGCACGGCTCCGGTGCCAGGACTCCCTCTACTCCGTGTCCTACGCCGAAGCCTGTCTCTCGCCCACGGAGGACGAGGTGGTGCTGAGCAAGGACTTCCCGCTCCGCCGGAAAATCTCTGACGTCGCCTCCTCCGGGGTGGCAtcgctggaggaggaggaggaggccgaAGAGCCCTGA
- the CLCN2 gene encoding chloride channel protein 2 isoform X2, with protein MASESEAQRALQYEQTLMYGRYTQDLGTFAKDEAARLRLQEGDTPQPRHPSELLEYTQGRCGPCRVCALQCQRFLISKVGEDWVFLILLGLVMALVSWAMDFAIATCLQAQKWMYGGLDTNVLLQYMAWVTYPTVLITFSAGFTQILAPQAVGSGIPEMKTILRGVVLKEYLTLKTFVAKVIGLTCALGSGMPLGKEGPFVHIASMCAALLSRFLSLFGGFYENEARNIEMLAAACAVGVGCCFAAPIGGVLFSIEVTSTFFAVRNYWRGFFAATFSAFIFRVLAVWNKDEETITALFKTRFRLDFPFDLQELPAFAVIGIASGFGGALFVYLNRKIVQFMRRQKAINRFLMKKRLLFPALVTLIISTLTFPPGFGQFMAGQLTQKDTLVTLFDNQTWAKQGINDEFEYLGILEAWLHPRSNVFVTLVVFILMKFWMSALATTIPVPCGAFMPVFVIGAAFGRLVGESMAAWFPDGIHTDSNIYRIVPGGYAVVGAAALSGAVTHTVSTAVIVFELTGQISHILPVMIAVILANAVAQSLQPSLYDSIIRIKKLPYLPELGWGHHEKYNVRVEDIMVRDIRYVTLNCKYRDLQQVLHSTKMKNLPLVESAESMILLGSIERAQVGALLSAQLSPQRRLMMLRQKVLPEDGHQLSDSSIRFQISTETSSGTPARAALRKPLKPALKRVPSSPADSPPAGSTDHTGIALKSLFCANAATEPTEEEMILGDKMTPTEILEWEEQQLDQLVDFSSAKIDPAPFQLVEHTSLHKTHTIFSLLGLDHAFVTSIGRLVGMVSLKELRKAIEGSLTGKGVKVRPPLASFRDSTASTSEADTTALRQLWDRHQHHHMPREAGPGGDEDDDTPKGQ; from the exons ATGTACGGGCGTTACACGCAGGACTTGGGCACCTTTGCCAAGGACGAGGCAGCCCGGCTGCGGCTGCAGGAGGGGGACACGCCCCAGCCCCGCCACCCCTCCGAGCTGCTGGAGTACACCCAGGGCCGCTGCGGCCCCTGCCGGG TCTGCGCCTTGCAGTGCCAGCGGTTCCTCATCTCCAAGGTGGGTGAGGACTGGGTCTTCCTCATACTGCTGGGACTGGTCATGGCGCTGGTCAGCTGGGCCATGGATTTCGCCATCGCCACGTGCCTCCAAG ctcagAAGTGGATGTACGGGGGCCTGGACACCAACGTGCTGCTGCAGTACATGGCCTGGGTCACCTACCCCACTGTGCTCATCACCTTCTCAGCTGGCTTCACGCAGATCCTTGCCCCCCAGGCTGTGG GCTCAGGGATCCCCGAGATGAAGACCATCCTGCGGGGCGTCGTGCTCAAGGAGTACCTCACCCTCAAGACCTTTGTGGCCAAGGTGATCGGACTGACgtgtgccctgggcagtggcaTGCCCCTGGGCAAGGAG GGTCCCTTTGTCCATATTGCCAGCATGTGTGCAGCCTTGCTCAGCCgcttcctctccctctttggGGGCTTCTACGAG AATGAGGCAAGAAACATTGAaatgctggcagctgcctgtgctgtcgGTGTTGGCTGCTGCTTCGCCGCCCCCATCGGAG GCGTCCTCTTCAGCATCGAGGTCACCTCCACCTTCTTTGCCGTCCGCAACTACTGGCGCGGCTTCTTCGCTGCCACCTTCAGCGCCTTCATCTTCCGTGTCCTCGCTGTCTGGAACAAGGATGAAG AGACAATCACGGCACTGTTCAAAACCCGCTTCCGCCTCGACTTCCCCTTCgacctgcaggagctgcctgccttTGCCGTCATCGG AATCGCCAGCGGCTTCGGGGGCGCACTCTTCGTCTACCTCAACCGCAAGATCGTGCAGTTCATGCGCCGCCAGAAGGCCATCAACCGCTTCCTCATGAAGAA gCGCCTGCTCTTCCCCGCCCTGGTGACGCTGATCATCTCCACGCTGACCTTCCCGCCCGGCTTTGGACAGTTCATGGCTGGCCAG CTCACCCAGAAGGACACCCTGGTGACACTCTTTGACAACCAGACGTGGGCCAAGCAGGGGATCAATGATGAGTTTGAATACTTGGGCATCCTGGAGgcctggctccatccccgctccaACGTCTTCGTCACACTTGTTGTCTTCATCCTTATGAAG TTCTGGATGTCAGCCTTGGCCACTAccatcccagtgccctgtgGAGCCTTCATGCCCGTCTTCGTCATTG gggCAGCCTTTGGGCGCCTGGTGGGGGAGAGCATGGCAGCCTGGTTCCCTGATGGCATCCACACGGACAGCAACATCTACCGCATCGTGCCGGGGGGCTACGCCGTGGTGG gagcagctgccctgtcGGGTGCTGTCACCCACACGGTGTCCACGGCCGTCATCGTCTTCGAGCTGACGGGGCAGATCTCGCACATCCTGCCGGTCATGATCGCTGTCATCCTGGCCAATGCCGTCGCCCAGAGCCTCCAGCCCTCCCTCTACGACAGCATCATCCGTATCAAGAAGCTTCCCTAtctccctgagctgggctggggccatCACGA GAAATACAACGTGCGGGTGGAGGACATCATGGTGCGGGACATCCGCTACGTCACCCTCAACTGCAAGTACCGGGacctgcagcaggtcctgcaCAGCACCAAGATGAAGAACCTGCCACTGGTGGAGTCAGCTG agtCCATGATCCTGCTGGGCTCCATTGAGCGGGCGCAGGTGGGGGCCCTGCTCAGcgcccagctcagcccccagcGCCGGCTGATGATGCTGCGGCAGAAGGTGCTGCCCGAGGACGGGCACCAGCTCTCCGATTCCAGCATCCGCTTCCAG ATCAGCACAGAGACCTCCTCGGGCACCCCTGCCCGCGCCGCACTCCGCAAGCCCCTGAAGCCGGCACTGAAGCGGgtgcccagcagcccagccGACAGCCCCCCAG CTGGCAGCACTGACCACACTGGCATCGCCCTCAAGAGCCTCTTCTGTGCCAACGCTGCCACAGAGCCCACTGAG GAGGAGATGATTCTGGGTGACAAGATGACCCCAACAGAG ATCCTGGAGTGGGAAGAACAGCAGCTGGACCAGCTGGTGGACTTCAGCAGCGCCAAGATTGACCCCGCACCCTTCCAGCTGGTGGAGCACACCTCGCTGCACAAG ACCCACACCATCTTCTCTCTGCTGGGCCTGGACCACGCATTCGTCACCAGCATTGGGCGGCTGGTGGGCATGGTGTCCCTCAAGGAG CTGCGCAAGGCCATCGAGGGCTCCCTGACGGGCAAGGGGGTGAAGGTGCGCCCGCCGCTCGCCAGCTTCCGCGACAGCACCGCCAGCACCAGCGAGGCCGACACCACGGCCCTGCGCCAGCTCTGGGACcgccaccagcaccaccacatGCCCCGCGAGGCTGGCCCTGGCGGCGACGAGGATGACGACACCCCCAAGGGTCAGTGA
- the CLCN2 gene encoding chloride channel protein 2 isoform X1 — translation MASESEAQRALQYEQTLMYGRYTQDLGTFAKDEAARLRLQEGDTPQPRHPSELLEYTQGRCGPCRVCALQCQRFLISKVGEDWVFLILLGLVMALVSWAMDFAIATCLQAQKWMYGGLDTNVLLQYMAWVTYPTVLITFSAGFTQILAPQAVGSGIPEMKTILRGVVLKEYLTLKTFVAKVIGLTCALGSGMPLGKEGPFVHIASMCAALLSRFLSLFGGFYENEARNIEMLAAACAVGVGCCFAAPIGGVLFSIEVTSTFFAVRNYWRGFFAATFSAFIFRVLAVWNKDEETITALFKTRFRLDFPFDLQELPAFAVIGIASGFGGALFVYLNRKIVQFMRRQKAINRFLMKKRLLFPALVTLIISTLTFPPGFGQFMAGQLTQKDTLVTLFDNQTWAKQGINDEFEYLGILEAWLHPRSNVFVTLVVFILMKFWMSALATTIPVPCGAFMPVFVIGAAFGRLVGESMAAWFPDGIHTDSNIYRIVPGGYAVVGAAALSGAVTHTVSTAVIVFELTGQISHILPVMIAVILANAVAQSLQPSLYDSIIRIKKLPYLPELGWGHHEKYNVRVEDIMVRDIRYVTLNCKYRDLQQVLHSTKMKNLPLVESAESMILLGSIERAQVGALLSAQLSPQRRLMMLRQKVLPEDGHQLSDSSIRFQISTETSSGTPARAALRKPLKPALKRVPSSPADSPPAGSTDHTGIALKSLFCANAATEPTEAQGTAYHKAKRVRISIVEEMILGDKMTPTEILEWEEQQLDQLVDFSSAKIDPAPFQLVEHTSLHKTHTIFSLLGLDHAFVTSIGRLVGMVSLKELRKAIEGSLTGKGVKVRPPLASFRDSTASTSEADTTALRQLWDRHQHHHMPREAGPGGDEDDDTPKGQ, via the exons ATGTACGGGCGTTACACGCAGGACTTGGGCACCTTTGCCAAGGACGAGGCAGCCCGGCTGCGGCTGCAGGAGGGGGACACGCCCCAGCCCCGCCACCCCTCCGAGCTGCTGGAGTACACCCAGGGCCGCTGCGGCCCCTGCCGGG TCTGCGCCTTGCAGTGCCAGCGGTTCCTCATCTCCAAGGTGGGTGAGGACTGGGTCTTCCTCATACTGCTGGGACTGGTCATGGCGCTGGTCAGCTGGGCCATGGATTTCGCCATCGCCACGTGCCTCCAAG ctcagAAGTGGATGTACGGGGGCCTGGACACCAACGTGCTGCTGCAGTACATGGCCTGGGTCACCTACCCCACTGTGCTCATCACCTTCTCAGCTGGCTTCACGCAGATCCTTGCCCCCCAGGCTGTGG GCTCAGGGATCCCCGAGATGAAGACCATCCTGCGGGGCGTCGTGCTCAAGGAGTACCTCACCCTCAAGACCTTTGTGGCCAAGGTGATCGGACTGACgtgtgccctgggcagtggcaTGCCCCTGGGCAAGGAG GGTCCCTTTGTCCATATTGCCAGCATGTGTGCAGCCTTGCTCAGCCgcttcctctccctctttggGGGCTTCTACGAG AATGAGGCAAGAAACATTGAaatgctggcagctgcctgtgctgtcgGTGTTGGCTGCTGCTTCGCCGCCCCCATCGGAG GCGTCCTCTTCAGCATCGAGGTCACCTCCACCTTCTTTGCCGTCCGCAACTACTGGCGCGGCTTCTTCGCTGCCACCTTCAGCGCCTTCATCTTCCGTGTCCTCGCTGTCTGGAACAAGGATGAAG AGACAATCACGGCACTGTTCAAAACCCGCTTCCGCCTCGACTTCCCCTTCgacctgcaggagctgcctgccttTGCCGTCATCGG AATCGCCAGCGGCTTCGGGGGCGCACTCTTCGTCTACCTCAACCGCAAGATCGTGCAGTTCATGCGCCGCCAGAAGGCCATCAACCGCTTCCTCATGAAGAA gCGCCTGCTCTTCCCCGCCCTGGTGACGCTGATCATCTCCACGCTGACCTTCCCGCCCGGCTTTGGACAGTTCATGGCTGGCCAG CTCACCCAGAAGGACACCCTGGTGACACTCTTTGACAACCAGACGTGGGCCAAGCAGGGGATCAATGATGAGTTTGAATACTTGGGCATCCTGGAGgcctggctccatccccgctccaACGTCTTCGTCACACTTGTTGTCTTCATCCTTATGAAG TTCTGGATGTCAGCCTTGGCCACTAccatcccagtgccctgtgGAGCCTTCATGCCCGTCTTCGTCATTG gggCAGCCTTTGGGCGCCTGGTGGGGGAGAGCATGGCAGCCTGGTTCCCTGATGGCATCCACACGGACAGCAACATCTACCGCATCGTGCCGGGGGGCTACGCCGTGGTGG gagcagctgccctgtcGGGTGCTGTCACCCACACGGTGTCCACGGCCGTCATCGTCTTCGAGCTGACGGGGCAGATCTCGCACATCCTGCCGGTCATGATCGCTGTCATCCTGGCCAATGCCGTCGCCCAGAGCCTCCAGCCCTCCCTCTACGACAGCATCATCCGTATCAAGAAGCTTCCCTAtctccctgagctgggctggggccatCACGA GAAATACAACGTGCGGGTGGAGGACATCATGGTGCGGGACATCCGCTACGTCACCCTCAACTGCAAGTACCGGGacctgcagcaggtcctgcaCAGCACCAAGATGAAGAACCTGCCACTGGTGGAGTCAGCTG agtCCATGATCCTGCTGGGCTCCATTGAGCGGGCGCAGGTGGGGGCCCTGCTCAGcgcccagctcagcccccagcGCCGGCTGATGATGCTGCGGCAGAAGGTGCTGCCCGAGGACGGGCACCAGCTCTCCGATTCCAGCATCCGCTTCCAG ATCAGCACAGAGACCTCCTCGGGCACCCCTGCCCGCGCCGCACTCCGCAAGCCCCTGAAGCCGGCACTGAAGCGGgtgcccagcagcccagccGACAGCCCCCCAG CTGGCAGCACTGACCACACTGGCATCGCCCTCAAGAGCCTCTTCTGTGCCAACGCTGCCACAGAGCCCACTGAG gcccagggcacagcctATCACAAGGCCAAACGCGTCCGCATTTCCATTGTG GAGGAGATGATTCTGGGTGACAAGATGACCCCAACAGAG ATCCTGGAGTGGGAAGAACAGCAGCTGGACCAGCTGGTGGACTTCAGCAGCGCCAAGATTGACCCCGCACCCTTCCAGCTGGTGGAGCACACCTCGCTGCACAAG ACCCACACCATCTTCTCTCTGCTGGGCCTGGACCACGCATTCGTCACCAGCATTGGGCGGCTGGTGGGCATGGTGTCCCTCAAGGAG CTGCGCAAGGCCATCGAGGGCTCCCTGACGGGCAAGGGGGTGAAGGTGCGCCCGCCGCTCGCCAGCTTCCGCGACAGCACCGCCAGCACCAGCGAGGCCGACACCACGGCCCTGCGCCAGCTCTGGGACcgccaccagcaccaccacatGCCCCGCGAGGCTGGCCCTGGCGGCGACGAGGATGACGACACCCCCAAGGGTCAGTGA
- the FAM131A gene encoding protein FAM131A isoform X1 has translation MGCIGSKTTIVAVDTTLCVEWKEVKALSPLSVARPLPRLVRQASFDSQDFLQVNVEDTVEMLPKSRRALTIQEIAALARSSLHGISQVVKEHVTKPTAMAQGRVAHLIEWKGWCKPVESPSALESAFSSYCHLSEGEQEARFAAGVAEQFAIAEAKLRAWSSVDGDDSNDESYDEDFMPSTESSQPTELTGTMPASALLRDLLQGHLCQLGVRHGSCEPESDSSHTLSPETLCSSLCSLEMVSPSELTAKLLGSLGGEDLLLPKLPPPASQSALRGLARLRCQDSLYSVSYAEACLSPTEDEVVLSKDFPLRRKISDVASSGVASLEEEEEAEEP, from the exons ATGGGCTGCATCGGCTCCAAAACCACCATCG TGGCCGTGGACACAACGCTGTGTGTGGAGTGGAAGGAGGTGAAGGCACTGTCACCCCTGAGCGTTGCCCGCCCGCTGCCCCGGCTGGTGCGCCAGGCCTCCTTCGACAGCCAGGACTTCCTCCAG GTCAATGTTGAGGACACTGTCGAGATGCTGCCCAAGTCACGGCGCGCGCTGACCATCCAGGAGATTGCTGCCCTGGCCCGCTCCTCGCTGCACG GCATCTCGCAGGTGGTGAAGGAGCACGTGACAAAGCCAACGGCTATGGCACAGGGCCGTGTTGCCCACCTCATCGAGTGGAAGGGCTGGTGTAAGCCAGTGGAGTCACCTTCTGCCCTGGAGAGCGCCTTCAGCTCCTACTGCCACCTGAGCGAGGGCGAGCAGGAGGCGCGGTTCGCTGCCG GTGTGGCGGAGCAGTTTGCCATTGCTGAGGCCAAGCTGCGAGCCTGGTCCTCAGTGGATGGGGATGACTCCAACGACGAGTCCTACGACGAGGACTTCATGCCCTCCACAGAGAGCTCCCAGCCCACCG AGCTGACAGGCACGATGCCCGCCAGCGCGCTGCTGCGAGACCTGCTGCAGGGccacctgtgccagctgggTGTGCGGCACGGCTCCTGCGAGCCCGAGAGCGACTCCTCGCACACCCTCTCCCCCGAGactctgtgctccagcctctgcagcctggagatGGTGTCCCCCTCCGAACTCACTGCCAAACTGCTGGGCTCCCTGGGGGGAGAGGACCTGCTCCTGCCCAAGCTGCCGCCCCCAGCCAGCCAAAGTGCCTTGCGGGGCCTGGCACGGCTCCGGTGCCAGGACTCCCTCTACTCCGTGTCCTACGCCGAAGCCTGTCTCTCGCCCACGGAGGACGAGGTGGTGCTGAGCAAGGACTTCCCGCTCCGCCGGAAAATCTCTGACGTCGCCTCCTCCGGGGTGGCAtcgctggaggaggaggaggaggccgaAGAGCCCTGA